One stretch of Corynebacterium callunae DSM 20147 DNA includes these proteins:
- a CDS encoding type I polyketide synthase, translating to MTELSKNFGASRLINRFDQEPFAFVFAGQGYDWLKTLRTAVSAGAGQNVKEIVERAEKLLAPVADELAGTFPFGFDPLTWANSAEAPNFDSAQSAISVPGIFVSQIATLDSLEAQRLDVEQAVATIGHSQGVLGVHLLKDPTRADELVALAQLIGAAISRTARMTGLIAQGESAPMIAIAGIKKEQLEKAIAQAAAEVPAEIRPVIGLRNARDSYVLVGRPDDNARVIAVLNAMAAKDQKAIENKQRGGSAFAPRISPLKVQAAFHHPAMSMAVEQAVAWAKACGFDVESAREIAADVLVNPVDWVAEVNEAYGAGARWFLDVGPDGGVVKLTQSILEGRGADSFDVCEAAGQAKVFDAGVAPELPVDYAEFAPRVEHVDGTPRLITRFSELTGYTPMLLAGMTPTTVDPAIVAAAANGGHWAELAGGGQVTPEILETHIEQLTEMLEPGINAQFNSMFLDPYLWKMQIGGKRLVPKARANGAPIDGVVITAGIPEKDEAVALVKELIDGGFPWVAFKPGAVKHVNAVLAIAQEIPELPVIMQLEGGVAGGHHSWEDLDELLIATYAKIRSFNNVILCVGGGIGTPERAADYITGSWSEVYDLPAMPVDGILVGTAAMATKEATTSQSVKDLLVATAGSEQWVPAGGANNGMASGRSQLGADIHEIDNSFAKAGRLLDEVAGDETAVQKRRAEIIEAIGKTAKQYFGDVESMTYEQWLKRYLELSGPRDGQWIDASWAARFSQMLERTEARLIEQDHGTFEPSFSEAGDVDKLLAALPQAATQLLTPADAAWFLGLCRTPGKPVNFVPVIDKDVRRWWRSDSLWQSHDDRYDADQVAIIPGVVAVAGITRANEPVAELLDRFVDASIARIEDHDSVSRDIMGKVLSSPGTFWADRNIPSIVHRLGDSDKWSRTEFEAFHAPSGATLVYEDAEHVMLTVPLAGSTAFGTTAELKIRITSPIDALPSAVPLVTQKDAEAAMGELTRIAAGGTLATLENGTAVWETTLDAGIIADYNNVTAGYLPATVIPASTAPDVLVGRAWPAVFAAVQSATIPGADSASVVEGMLSLVHLEHHIVLHAEVPTSGALHVTAKADEVSDTDLGRLVIIRAEITSAEGTKIATLAERFAIRGRKGNAVARTNTSAQTTTIDTPRSLRAIAEVVAPESMRPFAIVSGDRNPIHVSDTAAALAGLPGVIVHGMWTSAIAELIAGAEFKDEQTHTPAARVVEFSATMLAPVLPGETITFTVERSAVDNRPGRGEVRAISATVNGNPVLNATAIVAAPTTFYAFPGQGIQSPGMGMEARRNSAAARAIWDRADAHTRNKLGFSIVEIVENNPREVTVAGEKFFHPDGVLYLTQFTQVGMATLGVAQIAEMREAGALNQRAYFAGHSVGEYNALAAYAGVLSLESVLEIVYRRGLTMHRLVDRDEQGLSNYGLAALRPNKMGLTADNVFDYVADIAEQSGEFLEIVNYNLAGLQYAVAGTQAGLAALRADAEKRAPGQRAFIMIPGIDVPFHSSKLRDGVGAFREHLDSLIPAELDLDVLVDRYIPNLVARPFELSREFVESMTEVVDSPYINEILSDFEAASANPQQLARTLLIELLAWQFASPVRWIETQDLLLKGLKAERFVEVGVGSAPTLANMMGQTLRLPQYRECPIEVLNIERDRPVVFATDEVVRTIEAEEVAEAPAADTVEVAPVAVAVEAAAPVAVGGPRPDDISFTPADATEMLIALWTKVRPDQMGATDSIESLVEGVSSRRNQLLLDLGVEFGLGAIDGAADAELGDLKVTVSKMAKGYKAFGPVLSDSAADALRRISGPTGKRPAYVAERVTGTWQLGQGWADHVVAEVVVGAREGASLRGGDLASLAPAAPSNTTELDALIDAAVQAVAARRGVAVSLPSAGGAGGGVVDSAALGEFAEQVTGKAGVLAQAARTILTQLGLDKPATVSVEDTAEEDLYELVSKELGSDWPRQVAPSFDEEKVVLLDDRWASAREDLSRVALGELAATDIDVTGAGEAVAAQAEFFGLDDLAAQARDQSSLDYADDVAVVTGGSPNSIAAAVVEKLLAGGATVIATTSNLGHDRLEFYKDLYARSARGTAALWIAAANLSSYSDIDAIINWVGSEQTTTVNGASKLVKPALVPTLLFPFAAPRVSGSMADAGPQAESQMRLLLWSVERLIAGLAPLGSSINVGHRLHVVIPGSPNRGRFGGDGAYGESKAALDAVVTRWNAEQGAWGANTSLVHAHIGWVRGTGLMGGNDPLVKAAEEVGVETYSTQEIAEKLLSQATSTVREQAASAPITVDFTGGLGESDLNLAEMARAEAAKAANTPVVEVPRTVAALPTPYRPVIQTTPDFAGQVTQNLDEMVVIVGAGELGPLGSARTRFDAELNGSLSAAGVIELAWTMGLIHWDEDPKPGWYDDSDEAVAEEDIFDRYHDEVMARVGVRKYNDMPEYGMIDNFAPELTTVYLDQDLTFNVGSREEALTYVDSEPELTFASFDEAAGEWKVTRKAGSAIRVPRRMAMTRFVGGQVPKDFNPAVWGIPADMVDNLDTVALWNIVCTVDAFLSAGFTPAELLASVHPARVSSTQGTGMGGMESLRGIYVDRILAEPRANDVLQEALPNVVAAHVMQSYVGGYGQMIHPVAACATAAVSVEEALDKIRIGKSDFVVAGGFDALSVEGITGFGDMAATADSAEMEGKGIEHRFFSRANDRRRGGFIESEGGGTVLLARASLAADLGLPVLGVIGFAESFADGAHTSIPAPGLGALGAARDGVESRLAVALRSVGVSADEISIISKHDTSTNANDPNESDLHERIATAIGRADGNPMYVISQKSLTGHAKGGAAAFQMIGLTQVLRSGLVPANRALDCVDPVLSKHSHLVWLRKPLDLRAKAPKAGLVTSLGFGHVSAMVAVVHPDAFYEAVRVARGAEAADAWRASAIAREEAGLRTIVAGMHGGVLYERPVERNLGVHGDAAKEVEAAVLLDSRARLVDGVLRAEG from the coding sequence GTGACCGAACTGAGCAAGAACTTCGGGGCTAGCCGACTAATTAATCGTTTCGACCAAGAGCCCTTTGCTTTTGTGTTTGCGGGACAAGGCTATGACTGGTTGAAAACCCTGCGCACTGCCGTTTCCGCAGGCGCAGGACAAAACGTCAAGGAAATTGTCGAGCGTGCTGAGAAACTCCTTGCACCTGTGGCAGATGAACTTGCTGGCACCTTCCCCTTCGGCTTTGATCCACTAACCTGGGCCAATAGTGCGGAGGCTCCCAACTTTGATAGCGCACAATCCGCTATTAGCGTGCCTGGAATCTTCGTCTCCCAAATCGCCACTTTGGATTCCCTTGAGGCGCAGCGTCTTGATGTTGAACAAGCTGTAGCCACCATTGGGCATTCCCAGGGTGTACTCGGTGTTCACCTGCTGAAGGATCCCACTCGCGCTGATGAATTAGTTGCTCTGGCACAGCTTATTGGTGCTGCGATTTCTCGTACTGCACGCATGACCGGCTTGATTGCGCAGGGGGAGAGCGCTCCGATGATTGCCATCGCCGGTATTAAAAAGGAACAACTCGAAAAGGCTATTGCACAGGCTGCTGCGGAGGTTCCTGCGGAAATTCGTCCAGTAATTGGTCTGCGCAATGCTCGCGATTCCTATGTTTTGGTCGGCCGTCCAGATGACAATGCGCGCGTAATTGCGGTGCTAAATGCAATGGCAGCGAAGGATCAAAAAGCTATTGAGAATAAGCAGCGCGGCGGCTCTGCTTTTGCACCGCGTATTAGCCCGCTGAAAGTCCAGGCTGCTTTCCATCACCCAGCTATGTCGATGGCTGTGGAGCAAGCGGTGGCATGGGCCAAGGCTTGTGGCTTTGATGTGGAAAGCGCTCGTGAAATTGCCGCTGACGTACTGGTTAACCCAGTTGACTGGGTTGCAGAGGTCAATGAGGCCTACGGCGCTGGCGCCCGCTGGTTCCTTGATGTTGGTCCCGATGGCGGCGTCGTAAAGCTTACTCAGTCAATTCTGGAAGGCCGTGGCGCGGACTCCTTTGACGTCTGTGAAGCTGCTGGTCAGGCCAAGGTTTTTGATGCTGGTGTCGCTCCGGAATTGCCGGTTGACTATGCGGAATTTGCGCCTCGTGTTGAGCACGTGGATGGCACTCCGCGCCTGATTACCCGTTTTAGTGAGCTCACTGGATACACTCCAATGCTGCTCGCTGGCATGACTCCGACCACTGTGGATCCTGCTATTGTGGCTGCTGCCGCCAATGGTGGACACTGGGCTGAGCTGGCCGGTGGCGGTCAGGTCACCCCAGAAATCCTAGAAACCCACATCGAGCAGCTCACTGAGATGCTCGAACCAGGTATCAACGCGCAGTTTAACTCCATGTTCCTGGACCCTTATCTGTGGAAGATGCAGATCGGCGGCAAGCGCCTGGTTCCTAAGGCGCGCGCCAACGGCGCTCCCATTGACGGCGTGGTCATCACTGCAGGTATCCCGGAAAAGGACGAGGCCGTAGCGCTCGTTAAAGAGCTTATCGACGGCGGCTTCCCGTGGGTCGCCTTCAAGCCAGGCGCTGTAAAGCACGTTAATGCTGTTTTGGCCATCGCCCAGGAAATCCCTGAGCTACCTGTGATTATGCAGCTTGAGGGAGGTGTCGCAGGTGGACACCACTCTTGGGAAGATCTTGATGAGCTGCTGATCGCTACCTATGCCAAGATCCGCTCCTTTAATAATGTGATCTTGTGTGTTGGCGGTGGCATTGGCACCCCAGAGCGCGCAGCCGATTACATCACCGGTTCTTGGTCTGAGGTTTATGACCTGCCTGCGATGCCAGTGGACGGCATTTTGGTGGGTACCGCTGCCATGGCCACCAAGGAAGCAACCACCTCTCAGTCCGTGAAGGACTTGCTGGTTGCAACCGCAGGTTCTGAGCAATGGGTTCCTGCCGGTGGTGCCAACAATGGCATGGCCTCTGGCCGTTCCCAGCTAGGTGCCGATATTCACGAGATCGACAACTCTTTTGCCAAGGCTGGTCGTTTGCTGGATGAAGTTGCCGGCGACGAGACCGCAGTGCAAAAGCGCCGTGCTGAAATCATCGAGGCTATTGGCAAGACCGCCAAGCAGTACTTCGGCGATGTGGAATCCATGACCTATGAGCAGTGGCTCAAGCGTTATTTGGAACTTTCTGGACCCCGGGATGGCCAGTGGATTGATGCTTCTTGGGCAGCTCGTTTTAGCCAGATGCTCGAGCGCACCGAAGCTCGTCTCATCGAGCAAGACCACGGCACCTTTGAACCATCCTTTAGCGAGGCTGGCGACGTCGACAAGCTTCTTGCGGCACTCCCACAAGCCGCAACCCAACTACTCACCCCAGCCGATGCGGCCTGGTTCCTCGGTCTGTGCCGTACGCCGGGCAAACCGGTGAACTTTGTGCCAGTTATAGACAAGGACGTGCGCCGCTGGTGGCGTTCTGACTCCTTGTGGCAGTCTCATGATGATCGTTATGACGCTGATCAGGTGGCCATTATTCCTGGTGTGGTTGCTGTGGCCGGTATTACCCGCGCCAATGAGCCAGTTGCCGAGCTGCTTGACCGCTTTGTGGATGCTTCCATTGCCCGCATTGAGGATCATGATTCTGTCTCCCGCGACATCATGGGCAAGGTACTTTCATCCCCTGGAACTTTCTGGGCAGATCGCAATATCCCTTCCATCGTGCACCGTCTAGGTGATAGCGATAAGTGGTCTCGCACTGAATTTGAAGCGTTCCACGCACCAAGTGGCGCCACCCTGGTTTATGAGGACGCCGAGCACGTTATGCTCACCGTTCCACTAGCCGGATCCACCGCCTTTGGCACCACCGCAGAGCTGAAAATCCGCATCACCAGCCCAATTGATGCACTCCCAAGTGCTGTACCTTTGGTCACCCAAAAAGATGCCGAAGCTGCCATGGGTGAGCTCACCCGCATCGCTGCCGGTGGAACTCTAGCTACCCTGGAAAACGGCACCGCAGTATGGGAAACCACCCTCGATGCTGGGATTATCGCCGACTACAACAATGTCACCGCAGGCTATTTGCCAGCTACCGTTATCCCAGCAAGCACCGCCCCTGATGTTTTGGTGGGACGAGCTTGGCCAGCAGTTTTTGCAGCCGTGCAGTCTGCCACCATCCCTGGCGCTGATTCCGCATCCGTGGTTGAGGGCATGCTCTCTCTGGTTCACCTAGAACACCACATTGTGCTGCATGCGGAGGTACCGACCTCCGGCGCACTCCATGTCACGGCCAAGGCTGATGAAGTTTCCGATACTGATCTAGGCCGCTTGGTGATTATCCGCGCCGAGATCACCTCTGCTGAGGGCACCAAGATCGCCACCCTGGCTGAGCGTTTTGCCATCCGCGGGCGCAAGGGCAATGCTGTGGCGCGTACCAATACCTCTGCGCAGACCACCACCATTGATACCCCACGTTCTTTGCGTGCGATTGCGGAGGTTGTGGCACCAGAATCCATGCGTCCATTCGCCATTGTTTCTGGCGATCGCAACCCCATCCACGTCTCTGATACCGCCGCTGCTTTGGCTGGCCTGCCAGGCGTGATTGTGCACGGCATGTGGACTTCTGCCATTGCAGAACTTATTGCCGGTGCAGAGTTCAAAGATGAGCAAACCCACACCCCAGCTGCGCGCGTTGTGGAATTCAGCGCCACCATGCTGGCTCCAGTTCTCCCAGGTGAAACCATCACCTTCACCGTGGAGCGCTCGGCAGTTGATAACCGCCCAGGCCGTGGCGAAGTACGTGCAATTAGCGCCACCGTTAATGGCAACCCAGTACTTAATGCCACCGCTATTGTGGCAGCTCCCACCACCTTCTATGCCTTCCCAGGCCAGGGCATTCAGTCCCCAGGTATGGGCATGGAAGCTCGCCGCAACTCCGCTGCAGCTCGTGCTATTTGGGATCGTGCAGATGCACACACCCGCAATAAGCTGGGCTTCTCCATTGTGGAGATTGTGGAGAACAACCCACGCGAAGTCACCGTGGCAGGGGAGAAGTTCTTCCACCCTGATGGCGTTTTGTACCTCACCCAGTTCACCCAGGTGGGCATGGCAACTTTGGGCGTTGCCCAAATTGCTGAAATGCGCGAAGCAGGTGCACTCAACCAGCGTGCCTACTTTGCTGGTCACTCCGTAGGCGAGTACAACGCACTTGCCGCTTATGCCGGTGTGCTTTCCCTGGAATCTGTGTTGGAGATCGTCTACCGACGCGGACTCACCATGCACCGTCTGGTTGATCGTGATGAACAAGGTTTGTCCAACTATGGCTTGGCAGCCCTGCGTCCCAACAAGATGGGTCTTACTGCTGACAATGTCTTTGACTATGTTGCAGACATTGCTGAGCAATCCGGTGAGTTCTTGGAGATTGTGAACTACAACCTCGCTGGCTTGCAATATGCCGTTGCGGGTACCCAGGCAGGATTGGCAGCACTGCGTGCCGATGCTGAAAAGCGCGCTCCCGGCCAGCGTGCCTTCATCATGATTCCAGGCATTGATGTGCCATTCCACTCCTCTAAGTTGCGCGATGGTGTGGGAGCTTTCCGCGAGCACCTAGATTCTCTGATCCCTGCTGAGCTAGATCTTGATGTGCTGGTAGACCGTTATATTCCAAACCTGGTAGCTCGCCCATTTGAGCTTTCTCGTGAGTTTGTGGAATCCATGACTGAAGTGGTCGATTCCCCGTACATCAATGAGATCTTGAGCGATTTTGAGGCAGCTTCCGCAAACCCACAGCAGCTGGCTCGCACCCTGCTGATTGAGCTTTTGGCATGGCAGTTCGCTTCCCCTGTGCGCTGGATTGAAACCCAGGACTTGCTGCTTAAGGGCTTGAAGGCGGAGCGCTTTGTTGAGGTTGGTGTGGGATCTGCTCCTACCTTGGCCAATATGATGGGGCAAACCTTGCGTCTGCCGCAGTACCGTGAGTGCCCAATTGAGGTGCTTAACATTGAGCGCGATCGCCCAGTAGTTTTTGCTACCGATGAGGTTGTGCGCACCATTGAGGCAGAAGAAGTTGCTGAAGCTCCAGCTGCAGACACCGTCGAGGTTGCACCGGTTGCCGTAGCTGTCGAGGCTGCAGCACCAGTTGCTGTAGGCGGACCTCGCCCGGACGATATTTCCTTCACTCCAGCTGATGCTACTGAGATGCTCATCGCCTTGTGGACCAAGGTACGCCCTGATCAAATGGGTGCCACCGACTCCATTGAGTCCCTGGTAGAAGGTGTTTCTTCACGCCGTAACCAGCTGCTTTTGGATCTTGGTGTGGAGTTCGGCCTGGGTGCTATCGATGGCGCCGCCGATGCAGAACTCGGCGATCTGAAGGTTACTGTCTCCAAGATGGCAAAGGGCTACAAAGCCTTTGGTCCAGTGCTTTCTGATTCCGCGGCCGATGCGCTGCGTCGCATTAGCGGACCTACCGGAAAGCGTCCAGCTTATGTGGCAGAACGTGTTACCGGCACCTGGCAATTGGGCCAGGGCTGGGCTGACCATGTGGTCGCTGAGGTTGTTGTCGGCGCCCGCGAAGGTGCTTCCCTGCGTGGCGGTGACTTGGCGTCCCTGGCGCCTGCAGCGCCTTCCAATACCACTGAACTAGATGCGCTTATCGACGCCGCCGTGCAGGCAGTTGCTGCCCGGCGCGGGGTGGCAGTGTCCCTGCCTTCCGCTGGCGGTGCCGGTGGTGGAGTAGTGGATTCTGCAGCTCTTGGTGAGTTCGCAGAGCAGGTTACCGGTAAAGCTGGTGTGCTTGCTCAGGCAGCCCGCACCATCTTGACCCAGCTGGGTCTTGATAAGCCAGCAACCGTTTCCGTGGAAGACACCGCAGAGGAAGACCTCTACGAGTTGGTCTCCAAGGAACTCGGTTCTGATTGGCCACGTCAGGTTGCACCAAGCTTCGATGAAGAAAAGGTTGTTCTGCTTGATGACCGTTGGGCTTCTGCGCGTGAGGATCTCTCCCGCGTTGCTCTTGGCGAACTCGCAGCAACTGATATCGATGTCACAGGTGCAGGCGAAGCTGTTGCAGCACAGGCTGAATTCTTTGGACTTGATGATCTCGCAGCTCAGGCTCGCGACCAAAGCTCCTTGGACTACGCCGACGATGTTGCGGTCGTAACCGGCGGATCGCCGAACTCGATCGCGGCGGCAGTCGTCGAAAAGCTTCTTGCTGGCGGTGCAACTGTCATTGCTACGACCTCCAACCTCGGCCATGACCGCCTGGAGTTCTACAAGGATCTCTACGCACGTTCCGCACGCGGCACGGCAGCACTGTGGATCGCGGCGGCTAACTTGAGCTCCTACTCAGACATTGACGCCATCATCAACTGGGTCGGATCCGAGCAGACCACCACCGTCAACGGCGCATCCAAGCTGGTCAAGCCAGCTTTGGTCCCTACCTTGCTGTTCCCATTCGCGGCACCTCGCGTGTCCGGATCCATGGCAGATGCAGGCCCACAGGCAGAATCCCAGATGCGACTTCTGCTCTGGTCTGTTGAGCGCCTCATCGCAGGTCTTGCGCCATTGGGTTCCTCCATCAACGTGGGTCACCGCCTGCACGTGGTCATCCCAGGTTCACCAAACCGTGGACGCTTCGGTGGCGACGGCGCATACGGTGAATCCAAGGCAGCTCTCGACGCAGTGGTCACCCGCTGGAACGCCGAGCAGGGCGCATGGGGAGCAAACACCTCCCTCGTGCACGCTCACATCGGTTGGGTTCGCGGCACCGGCCTCATGGGCGGCAACGATCCTTTGGTCAAGGCAGCTGAAGAAGTAGGCGTGGAAACCTACTCCACCCAAGAAATTGCAGAGAAACTGCTGTCCCAGGCAACTTCCACTGTCCGCGAGCAGGCAGCATCCGCGCCAATCACCGTCGACTTCACCGGCGGACTTGGTGAATCTGATCTGAACCTGGCGGAAATGGCACGTGCAGAAGCAGCTAAGGCAGCTAACACACCAGTGGTTGAGGTTCCACGCACCGTGGCAGCACTGCCAACTCCTTACCGACCAGTGATTCAAACCACCCCTGATTTCGCAGGTCAAGTCACCCAAAACCTCGACGAGATGGTCGTCATCGTTGGCGCCGGCGAGCTCGGTCCACTGGGTTCTGCACGTACGCGTTTCGACGCCGAACTCAACGGTTCCCTCTCCGCCGCGGGTGTCATCGAACTTGCATGGACCATGGGACTTATCCACTGGGATGAAGATCCAAAGCCAGGCTGGTACGACGACTCCGACGAGGCAGTGGCCGAAGAAGACATCTTCGACCGCTACCACGACGAAGTCATGGCACGCGTTGGTGTCCGCAAGTACAATGACATGCCTGAGTACGGCATGATCGACAACTTCGCACCAGAGCTGACCACCGTCTACCTCGACCAGGACCTCACCTTCAACGTGGGATCCCGCGAAGAGGCACTGACCTACGTCGACTCCGAGCCAGAACTCACCTTTGCTTCTTTCGACGAAGCAGCAGGGGAGTGGAAGGTCACTCGCAAGGCAGGCTCCGCAATCCGCGTACCTCGCCGCATGGCGATGACCCGCTTCGTTGGTGGACAGGTTCCTAAGGACTTCAACCCAGCTGTATGGGGCATCCCAGCAGACATGGTGGACAACCTGGACACCGTCGCGCTGTGGAACATTGTCTGTACTGTCGACGCCTTCCTGTCCGCTGGTTTCACCCCGGCTGAACTGCTCGCATCCGTGCACCCAGCTCGCGTGTCCTCCACACAGGGCACCGGCATGGGCGGCATGGAATCCCTCCGCGGCATCTACGTCGACCGCATCCTGGCAGAGCCACGCGCCAACGACGTTCTGCAGGAAGCACTGCCCAACGTTGTTGCAGCTCACGTCATGCAGTCCTACGTCGGTGGCTACGGACAGATGATCCACCCAGTCGCAGCTTGTGCAACCGCAGCTGTTTCTGTGGAAGAAGCACTGGACAAGATCCGCATCGGCAAGTCCGACTTCGTTGTCGCAGGTGGCTTCGATGCCCTGTCCGTTGAAGGCATCACCGGCTTCGGCGACATGGCAGCAACCGCCGACTCCGCAGAGATGGAAGGCAAGGGAATTGAGCACCGCTTCTTCTCCCGCGCCAACGACCGTCGCCGCGGTGGATTCATCGAATCCGAAGGTGGCGGAACCGTCCTGCTGGCACGCGCATCACTCGCAGCTGACCTGGGACTACCAGTGCTCGGTGTCATCGGATTCGCAGAGTCCTTCGCAGACGGTGCCCACACCTCCATCCCAGCCCCAGGCCTCGGTGCCCTTGGTGCTGCCCGCGATGGTGTGGAATCCCGCCTCGCAGTAGCACTGCGCTCCGTCGGTGTCTCCGCTGATGAGATCTCCATTATCTCCAAGCACGACACCTCCACCAACGCGAATGATCCAAACGAGTCCGACCTGCATGAGCGCATCGCAACCGCCATCGGTCGTGCAGACGGCAACCCGATGTACGTGATTTCCCAGAAGTCACTCACCGGACACGCCAAGGGTGGTGCAGCAGCATTCCAGATGATCGGTCTCACCCAGGTCCTTCGATCTGGACTGGTGCCAGCCAACCGCGCACTCGACTGCGTTGACCCAGTACTGTCCAAGCACTCCCACCTGGTCTGGCTGCGCAAGCCACTAGACCTTCGTGCGAAGGCACCAAAGGCAGGTCTTGTTACCTCCCTCGGCTTCGGACACGTCTCCGCAATGGTCGCTGTTGTTCACCCAGATGCCTTCTACGAGGCAGTCCGGGTGGCACGTGGTGCTGAGGCAGCTGACGCATGGCGTGCCTCCGCGATCGCTCGCGAAGAAGCAGGCCTTCGCACCATCGTCGCAGGTATGCACGGTGGCGTACTGTACGAACGCCCAGTCGAGCGCAACCTCGGTGTCCACGGAGACGCAGCTAAGGAAGTAGAAGCTGCAGTCCTCCTGGATTCCCGCGCCCGCCTAGTTGACGGTGTCCTCCGCGCCGAAGGCTAG